In Promicromonospora sp. Populi, one genomic interval encodes:
- a CDS encoding HAD hydrolase-like protein yields the protein MTLSLPHRITHVLLDLDGTLTDSAPGIIASLRAGFTNTGFEVPSDEVLRTFVGPPLGASMTGVGLSDADAATVITAYRQDFEVHGMFDNSVFPGIPAALADLREAGVTLLVATAKPEHYARRIVEHFGLDAYLADGLDGVHGAAPESFMEVQGKEVVVERAVAHAVALGAVVGAAAGAGGGQVVMVGDREHDVHAAAHHGVPTVGVTWGYAEPGELAAAGAAAIATTPDELRKLLTT from the coding sequence GTGACTCTCTCGCTCCCGCACCGCATCACGCACGTCCTGCTCGACCTCGACGGCACCCTCACCGACTCCGCGCCCGGCATCATCGCGTCCCTGCGCGCCGGCTTCACCAACACGGGGTTCGAGGTTCCGTCCGACGAGGTCCTGCGGACCTTCGTCGGCCCCCCGCTGGGCGCGAGCATGACCGGAGTCGGTCTGTCCGACGCCGACGCCGCCACCGTGATCACCGCCTACCGGCAGGACTTCGAGGTGCACGGCATGTTCGACAACTCCGTGTTCCCCGGCATCCCCGCAGCGCTCGCGGACCTGCGCGAGGCGGGCGTGACCCTCCTGGTCGCCACGGCCAAGCCCGAGCACTACGCGCGCCGGATCGTCGAGCACTTCGGGCTCGACGCGTACCTGGCCGACGGGCTGGACGGTGTGCACGGCGCCGCCCCCGAGAGCTTCATGGAGGTGCAGGGCAAGGAGGTAGTGGTGGAGCGCGCGGTGGCGCACGCGGTGGCGTTGGGAGCCGTTGTGGGTGCTGCTGCGGGGGCCGGCGGCGGGCAGGTGGTGATGGTGGGCGACCGTGAGCACGACGTGCACGCGGCCGCCCACCACGGCGTCCCGACTGTCGGCGTGACCTGGGGTTACGCCGAGCCAGGCGAGCTGGCGGCGGCGGGCGCGGCCGCGATCGCGACGACACCGGACGAGCTGCGCAAGCTGCTGACAACCTGA
- a CDS encoding YciI family protein codes for MTDTWVFLIRENDWNSDAYLPENVKNGRDGSDEDMAAHGRFQEAVAALGVKITGAAALQNAKYGGSVAVGADGAEPVYTDAPYTDTNEVITGFYQVDCDEAMARKIAALVPSGNVVEWRKVLHFGS; via the coding sequence ATGACCGACACCTGGGTATTCCTGATCCGTGAGAACGACTGGAACTCGGACGCCTACCTTCCGGAGAACGTGAAGAACGGGCGGGACGGTTCCGACGAGGACATGGCCGCCCACGGTCGCTTCCAGGAGGCCGTCGCGGCCCTCGGCGTCAAGATCACCGGCGCCGCGGCCCTGCAGAACGCGAAGTACGGCGGGTCGGTCGCCGTCGGGGCGGACGGCGCCGAGCCGGTCTACACCGACGCCCCGTACACGGACACCAACGAGGTGATCACGGGGTTCTACCAGGTCGACTGCGACGAGGCCATGGCACGCAAGATCGCCGCGCTCGTCCCCAGCGGGAACGTGGTCGAGTGGCGCAAGGTCCTGCACTTCGGTTCCTGA
- a CDS encoding DUF6596 domain-containing protein encodes MPIDPAAFRTAWPQVVRSLAVATRSLDSGEEYAAEAFARAAAQPDGAIGDLVGWCVQVGRRTWLDTVRHQAVFTRIQPQLARPEEAAVDVPSGPGDALDDRLALLFVACDDALAPGAQLVLAMRVVCGLTIRQIAGHLGIAEATAAARLTRAKSALARARGEFAVPDAAARTARLPVVLACVAGLFTVGQRDGLQPADATQDPARDALTLAEALAAEYPDASEVLGLRAVCRLGLARRPGRVRDGVALPLDEVDRSAWDRRLLAAGLDDAAAALSRAGAGAGAGAGAGATERPGRFALEAAVSGVHATARDAASTDWSRLAQLYDALLQQWPSPATRVARLVVLGRLALRDGDDLARSNLAAIEQELEDVVAEGPPYAARDASLTLADLARRTGRTDEAAARYRELLDVVPAGPLREFCRRYAGGA; translated from the coding sequence GTGCCGATCGACCCCGCGGCGTTCCGCACCGCCTGGCCCCAGGTGGTGCGGTCGCTCGCCGTGGCCACGCGCAGCCTGGACAGCGGTGAGGAGTACGCCGCGGAGGCGTTCGCGCGCGCCGCGGCGCAGCCCGACGGCGCGATCGGCGACCTGGTCGGCTGGTGCGTCCAGGTCGGCCGTCGTACGTGGCTGGACACGGTGCGACACCAGGCGGTATTCACCCGGATCCAGCCCCAGCTCGCCCGCCCGGAGGAGGCCGCAGTGGACGTGCCCTCCGGGCCTGGCGATGCCCTGGACGACCGCCTGGCGCTCCTCTTTGTCGCCTGCGACGACGCCCTTGCCCCCGGCGCCCAGCTGGTGCTCGCGATGCGGGTGGTCTGCGGACTCACCATCCGGCAGATCGCCGGGCACCTCGGCATCGCCGAGGCCACCGCCGCAGCGCGGCTGACCCGGGCCAAGTCCGCGCTGGCCCGCGCCCGCGGCGAGTTCGCGGTGCCCGACGCCGCCGCACGCACCGCCCGGCTGCCCGTGGTGCTCGCCTGTGTGGCCGGCCTGTTCACCGTGGGGCAGCGGGACGGGCTGCAGCCCGCCGACGCGACCCAGGACCCGGCCCGCGACGCGCTCACGCTCGCCGAGGCCCTGGCCGCCGAGTACCCGGACGCCTCGGAGGTGCTCGGCCTGCGCGCGGTGTGCCGCCTCGGCCTGGCCCGGCGGCCCGGCCGGGTGCGCGACGGCGTCGCGCTCCCCCTCGACGAGGTGGACCGATCGGCCTGGGACCGGCGCCTGCTGGCAGCGGGCCTGGACGACGCTGCGGCGGCGCTTTCGCGTGCCGGTGCCGGTGCCGGTGCCGGTGCCGGTGCCGGTGCGACTGAACGACCCGGCCGCTTTGCGCTGGAGGCGGCGGTCTCGGGTGTGCACGCCACGGCGCGCGACGCGGCGAGCACGGACTGGTCCCGGCTGGCGCAGCTTTACGACGCCCTGCTGCAGCAGTGGCCGTCCCCAGCGACGCGGGTCGCGCGCCTCGTCGTGCTCGGCCGGCTCGCACTGCGCGACGGCGATGACCTCGCCAGGAGCAACCTCGCCGCGATCGAGCAAGAGCTCGAGGACGTGGTCGCCGAAGGCCCGCCGTACGCCGCCCGCGACGCCAGCCTCACCCTGGCCGACCTCGCCCGACGCACGGGCCGCACGGACGAGGCCGCCGCCCGCTACCGGGAGCTGCTCGACGTAGTACCCGCCGGGCCCCTACGCGAGTTCTGCCGCCGGTACGCGGGTGGTGCATAG
- a CDS encoding multicopper oxidase family protein produces MRRAGAVGSIFAGVAALALAGCGAITGSVTPVDEVEFTKELAIPPLAPSRVVDGTRVFSLTAQEGVTEFRPGVETRTWGFDGAYLGPTLRAERGEQVAVEVTNDLDEPTSVHWHGMHLPAAMDGGPHQAVEPGATWRPTWRIDQPAATLWYHPHPHGATEQHVYRGLAGLFLLDDDASRAADLPQTYGVDDIPVIVQDKVLDDDGQLELTDDGSEPGTLGGVVMTNGTVGAYQEVTTERVRLRLVNGSTARTYQLGFADRDVDLVATDGGLLDAPVRLDEVRLSPGERAEVIVELAPGETTRLRSVEADLGSLAAPFAMGANDEFDVLELRAADRLAPSPEPAWGAARDASSDELHEDDVTVTRTFELDEDQINGQSMDMSRIDEVADVGATEVWKLRSTVPMPHSFHVHDVQFRVLSIDGQAPPPELAGRKDTIYLESGREYRLLMRFDDYADPDTPYMYHCHMLMHEDAGMMGQFVVVEPGQEAGTVPERGAGAGAASDGGAGAGSETGPDGGAAADGHAGHH; encoded by the coding sequence ATGAGGCGGGCGGGCGCCGTCGGCTCGATATTTGCAGGCGTTGCCGCGCTCGCCCTCGCGGGCTGCGGCGCGATCACCGGCTCCGTCACCCCGGTGGACGAGGTGGAGTTCACCAAGGAGCTCGCCATCCCGCCGCTCGCGCCCTCGCGGGTCGTGGACGGCACCCGGGTGTTCTCGCTCACCGCGCAGGAGGGCGTCACGGAGTTCCGGCCCGGCGTCGAGACCCGGACCTGGGGGTTCGACGGCGCCTACCTCGGGCCGACGCTCCGCGCCGAACGCGGCGAGCAGGTCGCCGTCGAGGTCACGAACGACCTGGACGAGCCCACCAGCGTGCACTGGCACGGCATGCACCTGCCCGCCGCCATGGACGGCGGCCCGCACCAGGCGGTCGAGCCGGGCGCCACCTGGCGCCCCACCTGGCGGATCGACCAGCCCGCCGCCACCCTCTGGTACCACCCGCACCCGCACGGGGCCACGGAGCAGCACGTCTACCGCGGCCTGGCGGGCCTGTTCCTCCTGGACGACGACGCCTCGCGCGCCGCCGACCTGCCGCAGACCTACGGCGTCGACGACATCCCGGTGATCGTGCAGGACAAGGTGCTGGACGACGACGGGCAGCTCGAGCTGACGGACGACGGGAGCGAGCCCGGCACGCTCGGCGGCGTCGTCATGACCAACGGCACAGTAGGCGCCTATCAGGAGGTGACCACCGAGCGGGTGCGCCTGCGCCTGGTCAACGGGTCGACGGCGCGCACCTACCAGCTCGGCTTCGCGGACCGGGACGTCGACCTCGTGGCGACCGACGGCGGGCTCCTCGACGCCCCGGTCCGGCTCGACGAGGTACGGCTCTCGCCCGGCGAGCGGGCCGAGGTGATCGTGGAGCTGGCCCCGGGGGAGACCACCCGGCTGCGCTCGGTCGAGGCCGACCTCGGCAGCCTCGCCGCGCCCTTCGCGATGGGGGCCAACGACGAGTTCGACGTCCTGGAGCTGCGCGCCGCCGATCGTCTGGCGCCGTCGCCCGAGCCCGCCTGGGGGGCCGCCCGGGACGCGTCGTCCGACGAGCTGCACGAGGACGACGTGACGGTGACCCGCACCTTCGAGCTGGACGAGGACCAGATCAACGGCCAGTCCATGGACATGAGCCGCATCGACGAGGTGGCCGACGTAGGCGCCACCGAGGTGTGGAAGCTGCGCAGCACCGTCCCGATGCCGCACAGCTTCCACGTGCACGACGTGCAGTTCCGCGTCCTGAGCATCGACGGCCAGGCACCGCCGCCCGAGCTCGCGGGGCGCAAGGACACGATCTACCTGGAGTCCGGGCGGGAGTACCGGCTCCTGATGCGGTTCGACGACTACGCCGACCCCGACACGCCCTACATGTACCACTGCCACATGCTCATGCACGAGGACGCCGGGATGATGGGGCAGTTCGTCGTCGTCGAACCGGGCCAGGAGGCCGGGACGGTTCCTGAGCGCGGCGCGGGGGCCGGGGCAGCGTCGGACGGCGGTGCGGGCGCCGGGTCGGAGACCGGGCCGGACGGCGGGGCAGCCGCGGACGGCCACGCGGGACATCACTGA
- the fgd gene encoding glucose-6-phosphate dehydrogenase (coenzyme-F420) — MTLKIGYKASAEQFGPRELVELAVRAEEVGLDSAMVSDHFLPWRHEGGHAPSALAWLAAAGERTSRIQLGTSVLTPTFRYNPAVIAQQFATLALLTENRVILGVGTGEALNEIAVSGREWPEFKERFARLREAVQLMRALWTEGSVDFKGDYYQLVGANIYDRPENPVPVYVAAGGPLVARYAGRVGDGFICTSGKGMDLYTEKLLPAVAEGAAKAERDVSGVDKMIEIKISYDRDAATALENTRFWAPLSLTPEQKHSVTSAEEMERLADELPIDQVAKRWIVASDPEQAVELIKPYVDAGLNHLVVHGPGQDQERFLTQFSEDVLPRLREL; from the coding sequence GTGACTCTGAAGATCGGTTACAAGGCGTCCGCCGAGCAGTTCGGGCCGCGCGAGCTGGTTGAGCTCGCAGTACGCGCCGAGGAGGTGGGACTGGACAGCGCGATGGTCTCCGACCACTTCCTGCCGTGGCGGCACGAGGGGGGTCATGCGCCGTCGGCCCTGGCCTGGCTCGCCGCGGCGGGGGAGCGCACCTCCCGGATACAGCTCGGCACGAGCGTGCTGACCCCCACCTTCCGCTACAACCCCGCGGTGATCGCGCAGCAGTTCGCGACGCTCGCGCTGCTCACCGAGAACCGCGTGATCCTCGGTGTCGGGACGGGTGAGGCCCTGAACGAGATCGCCGTGTCGGGCCGCGAGTGGCCCGAGTTCAAGGAGCGGTTCGCGCGCCTGCGCGAGGCCGTGCAGCTCATGCGGGCCCTCTGGACCGAGGGCTCCGTGGACTTCAAGGGCGACTACTACCAGCTGGTCGGCGCCAACATCTACGACCGGCCGGAGAACCCGGTGCCGGTGTACGTCGCGGCGGGCGGCCCGCTCGTGGCGAGGTACGCGGGGCGCGTGGGCGACGGCTTCATCTGCACGTCCGGCAAGGGCATGGACCTGTACACGGAGAAGCTGCTGCCGGCCGTTGCCGAGGGTGCTGCCAAGGCGGAGCGGGACGTCAGCGGCGTCGACAAGATGATCGAGATCAAGATCTCCTACGACCGCGACGCCGCCACCGCCCTGGAGAACACCCGGTTCTGGGCGCCGCTGTCGCTCACGCCGGAGCAGAAGCACAGCGTCACCTCGGCCGAGGAGATGGAGCGGCTCGCGGACGAGCTGCCGATCGACCAGGTGGCGAAGCGCTGGATCGTCGCGTCCGACCCGGAGCAGGCCGTCGAGCTGATCAAGCCCTACGTCGACGCCGGGCTGAACCACCTCGTGGTGCACGGCCCCGGCCAGGACCAGGAGCGGTTCCTCACCCAGTTCAGCGAGGACGTGCTGCCGCGGCTCCGGGAGCTCTGA
- a CDS encoding sensor histidine kinase, with protein MPEQPGPEQRDSVPRTVDPRVTDVALALAMALVVAVVIAADPDAVRQTGTGAYLFAAGFGALVLLRRRAPRTVLVVTVLAVFVYYTFQFPPIGMALPAIAALYSAAELRHTGWAVGGGAVLVAVSTYFRVVGDDTEARLTPYDLVTNLALAAAAIALGVAVRLRREARVHEARAAEQRLQTERLRIARDLHDVVGHNLSVIALHSSVAAEAVGRDDDGARRALGHVREATSGTLRELRSTVRVLRGPVGAASVGAVPDPDSPAPTGLAGVDTLVRSARAAGLTVDVTLDVPPGRLDGAIDAAAYRIVQESLTNVLRHAAATRVTVSARVRGDRLALSVSDDGRGASAGLAPGSGLTGMRERAALLGGSLSTGDPDGGGFVVTADLPLRLEE; from the coding sequence GTGCCAGAGCAGCCCGGCCCCGAGCAGCGCGACTCAGTCCCGCGCACGGTCGACCCGCGCGTCACCGACGTCGCGCTGGCGCTCGCCATGGCGCTGGTGGTCGCGGTGGTCATCGCCGCGGACCCCGACGCCGTGCGGCAGACCGGCACGGGGGCTTACCTGTTCGCGGCGGGCTTCGGGGCGCTGGTCCTGCTGCGGCGCAGGGCGCCGCGCACCGTGCTCGTCGTCACGGTGCTGGCCGTGTTCGTCTACTACACGTTCCAGTTCCCGCCGATCGGCATGGCGCTGCCCGCTATCGCCGCGCTGTACTCCGCGGCGGAGCTGCGGCACACCGGCTGGGCGGTCGGCGGGGGCGCCGTCCTGGTGGCGGTCTCGACGTACTTCCGGGTGGTGGGCGACGACACCGAGGCGCGGCTGACGCCGTACGACCTGGTCACGAACCTGGCGCTGGCCGCTGCAGCGATCGCGCTCGGCGTCGCGGTCCGGCTGCGCCGGGAGGCCCGGGTGCACGAGGCCCGCGCCGCCGAGCAGCGGCTGCAGACCGAGCGCCTGCGCATCGCCCGGGACCTGCACGACGTCGTCGGGCACAACCTGTCCGTGATCGCCCTGCATTCTTCAGTCGCTGCTGAGGCCGTGGGTAGGGACGACGACGGCGCCCGGCGCGCGCTCGGGCACGTGCGCGAGGCGACGTCGGGCACGCTGCGCGAGCTGCGGTCCACGGTGCGGGTGCTGCGCGGGCCCGTCGGCGCCGCATCCGTCGGTGCCGTGCCGGACCCGGACTCCCCCGCGCCCACCGGCCTGGCCGGCGTCGACACCCTGGTGCGGTCGGCCCGGGCGGCGGGGCTCACCGTCGACGTCACGCTGGACGTGCCGCCCGGCCGGCTCGACGGCGCCATCGACGCCGCCGCCTACCGGATAGTGCAGGAATCCCTGACCAACGTGCTGCGGCACGCCGCGGCCACACGCGTGACGGTCTCGGCGCGGGTCAGGGGCGATCGTCTCGCCCTGAGCGTGTCCGACGACGGCCGGGGCGCCAGCGCCGGCCTCGCACCCGGCTCCGGGCTGACGGGGATGCGCGAGCGGGCGGCCCTGCTCGGCGGCAGCCTCAGCACGGGCGACCCGGATGGCGGCGGCTTCGTCGTCACCGCCGACCTGCCTCTCCGGCTGGAAGAGTGA
- a CDS encoding response regulator has translation MIRIVLVDDQELVRTGLRALAESEGDITVVGEAADGQAGVARVRELRPDVVLMDIRMPRLDGLAATRQIVSDPDLAGVRVLILTTFDEDEHVFEAIRSGAAGYLLKDVAPAELRRAVRVVAAGESLLDPAVTATVLRAVAARPAPRTGVDRIAGLTEREREVLEQLGRGLTNDEIARELYLSPATARTYVSRLLAKLGARDRAALVILAYETGLVTP, from the coding sequence ATGATCCGCATAGTGCTGGTGGACGACCAGGAGCTCGTCCGCACAGGCCTGCGCGCCCTCGCGGAGAGCGAGGGCGACATCACGGTGGTCGGCGAGGCCGCCGACGGGCAGGCCGGTGTGGCCCGGGTCCGGGAGCTGCGGCCCGACGTCGTGCTCATGGATATCCGGATGCCACGCCTGGACGGGCTGGCAGCCACCAGACAGATCGTGAGCGACCCGGACCTGGCCGGCGTGCGCGTGCTGATCCTGACCACGTTCGACGAGGACGAGCACGTCTTCGAGGCCATCCGGTCGGGCGCGGCCGGCTACCTGCTCAAGGACGTCGCACCCGCCGAGCTGCGCCGGGCCGTGCGGGTCGTCGCCGCCGGCGAGTCGCTGCTCGACCCGGCGGTCACCGCCACCGTGCTGCGGGCCGTCGCCGCGCGCCCGGCGCCGCGGACCGGCGTCGACCGGATCGCCGGGCTGACCGAGCGCGAGCGCGAGGTGCTGGAGCAGCTCGGCCGCGGGCTGACGAACGACGAGATCGCCCGCGAGCTCTACCTCAGCCCAGCCACCGCCCGCACCTACGTGAGCCGGCTGCTGGCCAAGCTCGGCGCGCGCGACCGGGCGGCGCTGGTGATCCTCGCTTACGAGACCGGGCTGGTCACGCCGTGA
- a CDS encoding O-acetyl-ADP-ribose deacetylase — protein sequence MNITVEVGDLTRVEADAVVNAANSTLLGGGGVDGALHAAAGPRLLEACRRLRNTTHRDGLDVGDAVATPAFDLPASWVIHTVGPNLHRGQDDPALLASCFARSLDVAAELDVHSVAFPAVSGGAYGWPMTDVARIAVMTCRAWFAEHPDGSPEEVRFVVLDERVRDVFDAALRPV from the coding sequence ATGAACATCACCGTCGAGGTCGGTGACCTGACCCGCGTCGAGGCCGACGCCGTCGTGAACGCCGCCAACTCGACCCTCCTGGGCGGCGGCGGGGTCGACGGCGCGCTCCACGCCGCGGCCGGCCCGCGCCTGCTCGAGGCCTGCCGCCGCCTGCGGAACACCACGCATCGCGACGGTCTGGACGTCGGCGACGCCGTGGCCACCCCGGCGTTCGACCTGCCGGCGTCGTGGGTGATCCACACCGTCGGGCCCAACCTGCACCGCGGCCAGGACGACCCGGCGCTGCTCGCCTCCTGCTTCGCCCGGTCGCTCGACGTCGCCGCCGAGCTCGACGTGCACTCGGTGGCCTTCCCTGCGGTGAGCGGGGGCGCCTACGGCTGGCCGATGACCGACGTCGCGCGCATCGCCGTCATGACCTGCCGCGCCTGGTTCGCCGAGCATCCCGACGGTAGCCCGGAGGAGGTGCGGTTCGTGGTCCTCGACGAGCGAGTCCGGGACGTGTTCGACGCCGCGCTGCGGCCGGTCTGA
- a CDS encoding DNA topoisomerase (ATP-hydrolyzing) subunit A has translation MARKPSQPLEESEIHETVVDIDVAAEMETSFLEYAYSVIYSRALPDARDGLKPVQRRILYMMSDMGLRPDRAHVKSSRVVGEVMGKLHPHGDAPIYDALVRLAQDFSLRLPLVDGHGNFGSLDDGPAAPRYTEARLAASSMAMTTGLDENVVDFVPNYDNKLTQPEVLPSAIPNLLVNGASGIAVGMATNMAPHNLIEVVSAAQHLIKNPEATLEDLQRFVPGPDLPTGGKIVGLEGVRDAYRSGRGTFRTRATARIENVTPRRKGIVVTELPYLVGPEKVIEKIADLVKAKRIQGVNNVVDLTDRTHGLRLVIEVKTGFDPDAVLEQLYRATPLEDSFGINNVALVDGQPRTLGLVEMLRVWVGHRISVVRRRSQYRLDKRLERLHLVDGLLIAIVDIDEVIQVIRSSDDAAIARDRLREVFDLSEPQASYILDLQLRRLTKFSRIELEKEAEELRREIAELQQLLGDEQLLRRLVSTEMGEVARTYGTPRRTVLLDAAGGSVGSVAVAPANGRKKGAEPIDLQIKDLPTRVVLSATGLLARLPDDVPVQRDGNRAAHDALRGDTAATTRGQVGLVTSAGRMLRISVLDLPALPPTDGAPSLSGGIPVSELVELERGETVQAVTGLGPDAPTVAVGTAQGIVKRVAPSDAPAKGDEWPVIALKDGDIVVGAAVVSDDDELVFVSDDSSLLHFPASAVRPQGRAAGGMAGIKLAADRRAVFFGAVPAGTDASVVTIAGSADSLPGVEPGAGKVTPFALYPGKGRATGGVRSQRLLKGEDGLILAWVGPTPPRALGAGGQPVELPAVDERRDGSGTPIAAPVAVIG, from the coding sequence ATGGCGCGTAAGCCGTCGCAGCCGCTCGAAGAGAGCGAGATCCACGAGACTGTCGTGGACATCGACGTCGCCGCGGAGATGGAGACCTCGTTCCTCGAGTACGCCTACTCCGTCATCTACTCGCGGGCTCTCCCGGACGCGCGCGACGGTCTCAAGCCGGTGCAGCGTCGCATCCTGTACATGATGTCGGACATGGGGCTGCGCCCCGACCGCGCGCACGTGAAGTCGTCGCGCGTCGTCGGCGAGGTGATGGGAAAGCTGCACCCGCACGGTGACGCCCCGATCTACGACGCGCTGGTGCGCCTCGCGCAGGACTTCTCGCTGCGGCTGCCCCTGGTGGACGGGCACGGCAACTTCGGCTCGCTCGACGACGGCCCTGCCGCCCCCCGGTACACGGAGGCGCGCCTCGCGGCGTCGTCGATGGCGATGACCACGGGGCTCGATGAAAATGTCGTGGACTTCGTGCCGAACTACGACAACAAGCTGACCCAGCCCGAGGTGCTGCCCTCCGCGATCCCGAACCTGCTGGTCAACGGCGCGTCGGGCATCGCGGTCGGGATGGCCACGAACATGGCGCCGCACAACCTGATCGAGGTCGTCTCGGCGGCGCAGCACCTGATCAAGAACCCCGAGGCGACACTCGAGGACCTGCAGCGGTTCGTGCCGGGCCCGGACCTGCCCACGGGCGGCAAGATCGTGGGGCTGGAGGGTGTGCGCGACGCGTACCGCAGCGGCCGCGGCACCTTCCGCACCCGGGCCACCGCCCGGATCGAGAACGTGACCCCGCGCCGCAAGGGGATAGTCGTCACCGAGCTGCCCTACCTGGTGGGCCCGGAGAAGGTGATCGAGAAGATCGCCGACCTGGTGAAGGCCAAGCGCATCCAGGGTGTGAACAACGTGGTGGACCTCACCGACCGTACGCATGGCCTGCGCCTGGTCATCGAGGTCAAGACCGGGTTCGACCCGGACGCCGTGCTGGAGCAGCTCTACCGCGCCACGCCGCTCGAGGACTCGTTCGGCATCAACAACGTGGCGCTGGTCGACGGCCAGCCGCGCACGCTCGGCCTGGTCGAGATGCTGCGGGTGTGGGTGGGCCACCGCATCTCGGTGGTCCGGCGCCGGTCGCAGTACCGCCTCGACAAGCGCCTGGAGCGCCTGCACCTGGTCGACGGCCTGCTCATCGCGATCGTCGACATCGACGAGGTCATCCAGGTGATCCGCTCGTCCGACGACGCCGCCATCGCCCGCGACCGCCTGCGTGAGGTCTTCGACCTGTCCGAGCCGCAGGCGTCGTACATCCTGGACCTGCAGCTGCGCCGCCTGACCAAGTTCTCCCGCATCGAGCTGGAGAAGGAGGCCGAGGAGCTGCGCCGCGAGATCGCCGAGCTGCAGCAGCTCCTCGGTGACGAGCAGCTGCTGCGCCGCCTCGTCAGCACCGAGATGGGCGAGGTCGCCCGGACCTACGGCACGCCGCGCCGCACGGTGCTGCTCGACGCCGCCGGCGGTTCCGTCGGCTCGGTCGCCGTCGCTCCCGCGAACGGGCGCAAGAAGGGCGCCGAGCCGATCGACCTGCAGATCAAGGACCTGCCCACGCGGGTTGTGCTGTCCGCGACGGGCCTGCTGGCGCGCCTCCCGGACGACGTCCCCGTGCAGCGCGACGGCAACCGGGCCGCACACGACGCCCTGCGGGGCGACACCGCCGCGACCACTCGCGGCCAGGTCGGGCTCGTCACGTCCGCCGGCCGGATGCTGCGCATCTCGGTGCTGGACCTGCCCGCGCTCCCGCCGACCGACGGCGCGCCGTCGCTCTCGGGCGGCATCCCGGTCAGCGAGCTCGTGGAGCTGGAACGCGGGGAGACCGTGCAGGCTGTCACCGGGCTCGGCCCCGACGCGCCGACCGTCGCAGTCGGCACGGCGCAGGGCATCGTCAAGCGCGTGGCGCCGTCGGACGCCCCGGCCAAGGGCGACGAGTGGCCGGTGATCGCCCTGAAGGATGGTGACATCGTGGTGGGCGCCGCCGTCGTGTCCGACGACGACGAGCTGGTCTTCGTCTCGGACGACTCGTCGCTGCTGCACTTCCCCGCCTCCGCCGTCCGGCCGCAGGGCCGGGCCGCGGGTGGCATGGCCGGCATCAAGCTCGCCGCGGACCGGCGGGCGGTCTTCTTCGGCGCGGTTCCCGCCGGGACGGACGCTTCAGTGGTGACCATCGCAGGCTCGGCCGACTCGCTGCCGGGCGTGGAGCCCGGAGCGGGCAAGGTCACGCCGTTCGCGCTGTACCCGGGCAAGGGCCGGGCGACCGGCGGTGTGCGGTCGCAGCGGCTGCTCAAGGGCGAGGACGGCCTCATCCTGGCCTGGGTGGGGCCCACTCCCCCGCGCGCGCTCGGCGCCGGCGGCCAGCCGGTCGAGCTGCCCGCGGTGGACGAGCGGCGCGACGGGTCCGGCACGCCGATCGCGGCGCCGGTCGCGGTGATCGGCTGA
- a CDS encoding GNAT family N-acetyltransferase gives MNDDLSYEFSTDPARIDPARVHELISNTYWGAGRPREVMDAAIAGSRPYGVYRGGTREQVAFARVVTDGVTFAWLADVVVDPATRGQGVGKLLVAGVVADLEPLGLRRTLLATADAQGLYEQFGWVPVNPEYSWMELPGSGARTSAGAPIGTSVNTPVDTPVNTRGAGT, from the coding sequence ATGAACGACGACCTGTCCTACGAGTTCTCGACCGACCCCGCCCGAATCGATCCCGCCCGTGTCCACGAGCTCATCTCCAACACCTACTGGGGCGCGGGCCGCCCGCGCGAGGTCATGGACGCGGCCATCGCGGGCTCCCGGCCCTACGGCGTCTACCGCGGTGGCACACGCGAGCAGGTGGCGTTCGCGCGCGTCGTGACGGACGGCGTGACGTTCGCGTGGCTTGCCGACGTCGTCGTCGACCCGGCTACGCGCGGGCAAGGTGTCGGCAAGCTGCTGGTCGCGGGCGTGGTCGCGGACCTGGAGCCGCTCGGGCTGCGCCGCACGCTTCTCGCGACCGCCGACGCCCAGGGACTCTACGAGCAGTTCGGCTGGGTACCGGTCAACCCGGAGTACTCCTGGATGGAGCTTCCAGGCAGCGGGGCGCGCACATCGGCCGGCGCACCGATCGGCACATCGGTCAACACGCCGGTCGACACGCCGGTCAACACACGAGGAGCAGGCACATGA